A genomic window from Aricia agestis chromosome 8, ilAriAges1.1, whole genome shotgun sequence includes:
- the LOC121729607 gene encoding prenylated Rab acceptor protein 1 isoform X3, which translates to MSENVNIDIPAGEMNATVDKRGLQKLLQNIRNGAGPALVMGALSTRRPWTQFVATENFKPPASLPRLTRRFYRNVEYFQANYLIVFLGLFAYCLITSPLLLIAMVASFFGYRKLTSGPNTLKPKIGNWELSKTQQYGVAAGCSMALCWLAGAGAVLFWVLGATVTVVALHASFFDAETLPVAEDQFPIIEQV; encoded by the exons ATGTCTGAAAACGTAAATATTGATATACCTGCAGGGGAGATGAATGCCACAGTAGATAAAAGAGGTTTACAAAA ACTGTTACAAAATATTCGTAATGGTGCTGGTCCAGCCTTGGTTATGGGAGCCCTCTCAACACGCAGGCCGTGGACACAATTTGTAGCCACAGAGAACTTCAAG CCTCCAGCATCCTTGCCGAGACTTACGAGACGATTTTACCGAAATGTTGAATATTTTCAAGCAAATTACCTGATTGTCTTCCTTGGACTGTTTGCTTATTGCCT GATCACTTCACCACTCCTTCTGATTGCTATGGTGGCAAGCTTCTTTGGATACCGAAAGTTGACATCTGGACCAAATACATTAAAG CCCAAG ATTGGCAATTGGGAGTTGAGTAAGACACAACAGTATGGTGTGGCAGCTGGCTGTTCAATGGCACTGTGTTGGCTGGCAGGCGCGGGGGCCGTTCTCTTCTGGGTGCTGG GGGCCACAGTTACCGTAGTGGCACTGCACGCGAGTTTCTTCGATGCGGAAACGTTGCCCGTGGCGGAGGACCAGTTCCCTATTATCGAGCAAGTCTGA
- the LOC121729607 gene encoding prenylated Rab acceptor protein 1 isoform X1 encodes MSENVNIDIPAGEMNATVDKRGLQKYVTEIELLLQNIRNGAGPALVMGALSTRRPWTQFVATENFKPPASLPRLTRRFYRNVEYFQANYLIVFLGLFAYCLITSPLLLIAMVASFFGYRKLTSGPNTLKPKIGNWELSKTQQYGVAAGCSMALCWLAGAGAVLFWVLGATVTVVALHASFFDAETLPVAEDQFPIIEQV; translated from the exons ATGTCTGAAAACGTAAATATTGATATACCTGCAGGGGAGATGAATGCCACAGTAGATAAAAGAGGTTTACAAAAGTACGTTACAGAGATAGAATT ACTGTTACAAAATATTCGTAATGGTGCTGGTCCAGCCTTGGTTATGGGAGCCCTCTCAACACGCAGGCCGTGGACACAATTTGTAGCCACAGAGAACTTCAAG CCTCCAGCATCCTTGCCGAGACTTACGAGACGATTTTACCGAAATGTTGAATATTTTCAAGCAAATTACCTGATTGTCTTCCTTGGACTGTTTGCTTATTGCCT GATCACTTCACCACTCCTTCTGATTGCTATGGTGGCAAGCTTCTTTGGATACCGAAAGTTGACATCTGGACCAAATACATTAAAG CCCAAG ATTGGCAATTGGGAGTTGAGTAAGACACAACAGTATGGTGTGGCAGCTGGCTGTTCAATGGCACTGTGTTGGCTGGCAGGCGCGGGGGCCGTTCTCTTCTGGGTGCTGG GGGCCACAGTTACCGTAGTGGCACTGCACGCGAGTTTCTTCGATGCGGAAACGTTGCCCGTGGCGGAGGACCAGTTCCCTATTATCGAGCAAGTCTGA
- the LOC121729607 gene encoding prenylated Rab acceptor protein 1 isoform X4, producing MSENVNIDIPAGEMNATVDKRGLQKLLQNIRNGAGPALVMGALSTRRPWTQFVATENFKPPASLPRLTRRFYRNVEYFQANYLIVFLGLFAYCLITSPLLLIAMVASFFGYRKLTSGPNTLKIGNWELSKTQQYGVAAGCSMALCWLAGAGAVLFWVLGATVTVVALHASFFDAETLPVAEDQFPIIEQV from the exons ATGTCTGAAAACGTAAATATTGATATACCTGCAGGGGAGATGAATGCCACAGTAGATAAAAGAGGTTTACAAAA ACTGTTACAAAATATTCGTAATGGTGCTGGTCCAGCCTTGGTTATGGGAGCCCTCTCAACACGCAGGCCGTGGACACAATTTGTAGCCACAGAGAACTTCAAG CCTCCAGCATCCTTGCCGAGACTTACGAGACGATTTTACCGAAATGTTGAATATTTTCAAGCAAATTACCTGATTGTCTTCCTTGGACTGTTTGCTTATTGCCT GATCACTTCACCACTCCTTCTGATTGCTATGGTGGCAAGCTTCTTTGGATACCGAAAGTTGACATCTGGACCAAATACATTAAAG ATTGGCAATTGGGAGTTGAGTAAGACACAACAGTATGGTGTGGCAGCTGGCTGTTCAATGGCACTGTGTTGGCTGGCAGGCGCGGGGGCCGTTCTCTTCTGGGTGCTGG GGGCCACAGTTACCGTAGTGGCACTGCACGCGAGTTTCTTCGATGCGGAAACGTTGCCCGTGGCGGAGGACCAGTTCCCTATTATCGAGCAAGTCTGA
- the LOC121729606 gene encoding transcription factor E2F7-like, whose protein sequence is MFEDDNITSTPKRCVLTEVTNSTSYVSPTANLKLLTNVALHYPTPPPSTVQRKEKSLQILCDKFLNLYPLHGHGTVELQLDSTAAQLGVEKRRMYDIINILEAMQCAVHKRKNTYSWHGGARLNTFLKILKKEGEHLRLSDALRGKAPKPPAPKHKTLGVLAQRFLMLFLVEPPNTLINLEMAVSVLIDTSNKNKSALSPEQLDRQHKSKVRRLYDIANVFISIGLIEKVSGNLILKKPVFKYVGPYKMKKSERATYTPSPITPLSIIKSQHQLTPCHVYAGKSKRKLEFTMGSPTSDLGVTTPPHTPSHKWNEILFVADMELNKINNGVTL, encoded by the exons ATGTTTGAAGATGATAACATAACTTCTACTCCAAAACGCTGCGTATTAACTGAAGTTACTAATTCAACAAGCTATGTGTCTCCCACGGCAAACTTAAAACTGTTGACAAATGTCGCTTTACACTACCCCACGCCACCGCCTAGCACGGTGCAGAGGAAAGAGAAATCCTTGCAAATCTTGTGTGACAA ATTCTTAAACTTGTATCCGTTGCATGGACATGGCACGGTGGAGCTACAGTTGGACAGTACTGCAGCCCAGTTGGGAGTAGAGAAGCGACGCATGTATGACATAATCAATATTTTGGAAGCGATGCAATGTGCAGTGCACAAAAGAAAAAACACATATTCTTGGCATGGAGGTGCTAGGTTGAATacttttctcaaaattttaaaaaaggaaGGTGAACATTTGAGATTATCTGACGCGCTCCGTGGGAAAGCCCCTAAGCCACCTGCTCCAAAACACAAAACATTAGGAGTCCTGGCTCAAAGATTTCTGATGCTATTTTTAGTGGAACCTCCG aacACATTAATAAACTTGGAAATGGCTGTGAGTGTACTTATTGACACGTCAAACAAGAACAAATCAGCTCTGTCACCGGAGCAACTAGATCGTCAACACAAATCAAAAGTGAGAAGGCTCTATGACATAGCTAATGTTTTTATATCTATAGGCTTGATAGAAAAAGTTTCaggtaatttaatattaaaaaaaccagTATTTAAGTATGTCGGAccgtataaaatgaaaaagtctGAGAGGGCTACGTATACACCATCACCCATAACACCATTGTCTATTATAAAATCACAACATCAGTTGACACCGTGCCATGTGTACGCTGGGAAATCCAAGAGGAAGCTGGAATTTACAATGGGAAGTCCCACTTCTGATTTAGGAGTGACTACTCCCCCCCATACTCCGTCCCATAAATGGAATGAAATCCTCTTCGTAGCAGACATGGAACTGAATAAGATCAATAATGGTGTTACATTGTGA
- the LOC121729607 gene encoding prenylated Rab acceptor protein 1 isoform X2, whose amino-acid sequence MSENVNIDIPAGEMNATVDKRGLQKYVTEIELLLQNIRNGAGPALVMGALSTRRPWTQFVATENFKPPASLPRLTRRFYRNVEYFQANYLIVFLGLFAYCLITSPLLLIAMVASFFGYRKLTSGPNTLKIGNWELSKTQQYGVAAGCSMALCWLAGAGAVLFWVLGATVTVVALHASFFDAETLPVAEDQFPIIEQV is encoded by the exons ATGTCTGAAAACGTAAATATTGATATACCTGCAGGGGAGATGAATGCCACAGTAGATAAAAGAGGTTTACAAAAGTACGTTACAGAGATAGAATT ACTGTTACAAAATATTCGTAATGGTGCTGGTCCAGCCTTGGTTATGGGAGCCCTCTCAACACGCAGGCCGTGGACACAATTTGTAGCCACAGAGAACTTCAAG CCTCCAGCATCCTTGCCGAGACTTACGAGACGATTTTACCGAAATGTTGAATATTTTCAAGCAAATTACCTGATTGTCTTCCTTGGACTGTTTGCTTATTGCCT GATCACTTCACCACTCCTTCTGATTGCTATGGTGGCAAGCTTCTTTGGATACCGAAAGTTGACATCTGGACCAAATACATTAAAG ATTGGCAATTGGGAGTTGAGTAAGACACAACAGTATGGTGTGGCAGCTGGCTGTTCAATGGCACTGTGTTGGCTGGCAGGCGCGGGGGCCGTTCTCTTCTGGGTGCTGG GGGCCACAGTTACCGTAGTGGCACTGCACGCGAGTTTCTTCGATGCGGAAACGTTGCCCGTGGCGGAGGACCAGTTCCCTATTATCGAGCAAGTCTGA